A genomic window from Thermodesulfitimonas autotrophica includes:
- the nuoL gene encoding NADH-quinone oxidoreductase subunit L, whose amino-acid sequence MELAWWILFLPLAAFLIISLVTWPYKKLSGLVTVSAIGASAVLAIIQLARVIATPGVYESSIKWLTVGPVKIEFGVLVDPLSAAMAFVVSFVSFFIQVYSTAYMEHDPGYSRYFAFMGLFTFSMLGIVFANNFLMVYIFWELVGLCSYLLIGFWYFKPAAAAAAKKAFVVTRFGDFGFLLGILMLFYYVGAFNYGAVSHAIETGQLSGLALTVAAVLVFCGAIGKSAQFPLHVWLPDAMEGPTPVSALIHAATMVAAGVYLVARVYDLYHVSEQAMLVVAYIGGITAFLAASMAIAQSRMKRIIAYSTCSHLAYMMMALGVGGFTAGTFHLMVHAFFKALLFLCAGSVMLLYFHEENIWRMGGLYRFMKVTAVTMIIAGLSNAGLFPFAGFFSKDEILVAAKESGHMGLYWLGTIIAFMTAFYTFRLIFVVFFGPRSEWSPVSHGHDHDHHEELPDIGNPRPSQVWKMEPVDPVAREESDRHLRREPWTVIVPLTVLSLFAIFAGFLAWPGIEHGFASFVYYKHPHHAAGFDVPTLVISNLMVLAGIGAAWAIYGRRKTAADPLSEMLGPIYRLFERKYYFDEIYLWFIRRFVDGGAAVLAWFEENIFTGVLANGIGAFFMDLGRSLRLFQNGWVQRYALIFFLGVLVIVAVLVLGEPGVSAAIGGGIR is encoded by the coding sequence ATGGAATTAGCGTGGTGGATTTTGTTCTTACCGCTTGCGGCCTTTCTGATAATTAGCCTGGTAACCTGGCCCTACAAGAAGCTCAGCGGTTTGGTGACTGTTTCGGCGATTGGTGCCAGTGCGGTGTTGGCTATAATTCAGCTGGCCCGGGTTATTGCTACACCTGGCGTCTACGAATCGTCTATCAAGTGGCTTACGGTGGGGCCGGTGAAGATTGAATTCGGCGTCCTGGTCGACCCGCTATCCGCCGCCATGGCTTTCGTGGTCTCCTTCGTAAGCTTTTTCATCCAGGTTTACTCAACGGCTTACATGGAGCATGATCCCGGCTATTCGCGCTACTTTGCCTTCATGGGGCTTTTCACCTTTTCGATGCTCGGGATCGTCTTCGCCAACAACTTCCTGATGGTCTACATCTTCTGGGAACTGGTCGGCCTCTGTTCCTACTTGTTGATCGGCTTTTGGTACTTCAAGCCGGCAGCAGCGGCGGCGGCCAAGAAAGCCTTTGTGGTTACGCGGTTTGGTGACTTTGGTTTCTTGCTCGGTATCCTGATGCTTTTCTACTATGTCGGCGCTTTCAATTACGGGGCGGTTTCACACGCGATTGAGACCGGGCAGTTGTCGGGTTTAGCCCTCACTGTAGCGGCGGTTCTGGTCTTCTGCGGCGCCATTGGTAAGTCGGCGCAGTTTCCACTGCACGTCTGGCTCCCGGACGCGATGGAAGGTCCTACCCCGGTCAGCGCGCTCATCCACGCCGCCACCATGGTTGCGGCAGGCGTCTACCTCGTGGCCCGGGTTTACGACCTTTACCACGTGAGCGAGCAGGCGATGCTCGTGGTTGCCTACATCGGCGGTATTACCGCTTTCCTTGCCGCTTCGATGGCCATCGCTCAGAGCCGCATGAAGCGGATCATCGCCTACTCCACCTGTAGCCACCTTGCCTACATGATGATGGCGCTCGGCGTGGGGGGCTTCACGGCGGGCACCTTCCACCTTATGGTCCATGCCTTCTTTAAGGCCCTGCTCTTCTTGTGTGCCGGCAGCGTGATGCTCCTCTATTTCCACGAGGAGAATATCTGGCGGATGGGCGGTCTCTACCGGTTTATGAAGGTTACGGCCGTTACGATGATCATCGCTGGTCTTTCCAACGCCGGTCTTTTCCCCTTCGCCGGTTTCTTCAGTAAGGATGAGATCCTGGTGGCGGCGAAGGAGAGCGGCCATATGGGACTCTACTGGCTGGGAACGATCATCGCCTTCATGACCGCCTTCTATACCTTCCGGCTTATCTTCGTAGTTTTCTTCGGACCACGTTCGGAGTGGTCTCCGGTCAGCCACGGTCACGACCACGACCACCACGAGGAGCTGCCCGATATTGGCAACCCGCGGCCTAGCCAGGTATGGAAGATGGAACCGGTGGATCCGGTGGCGCGGGAGGAGTCGGACCGCCACCTGCGGCGGGAACCCTGGACGGTTATCGTACCGCTCACGGTCCTCTCCCTCTTCGCGATTTTTGCCGGCTTTCTTGCCTGGCCGGGGATTGAGCATGGTTTTGCTTCCTTTGTATATTACAAACACCCGCACCACGCTGCAGGGTTCGACGTTCCCACGTTGGTAATTTCGAACCTGATGGTGCTTGCGGGTATTGGCGCGGCCTGGGCGATCTACGGGCGCCGGAAGACTGCGGCGGACCCGCTTTCCGAGATGCTCGGACCGATCTACCGGCTCTTCGAGCGGAAGTACTACTTCGACGAAATCTACCTCTGGTTCATCCGGCGCTTTGTTGACGGCGGCGCGGCGGTGCTGGCCTGGTTCGAGGAAAACATCTTCACGGGTGTTCTGGCCAACGGCATCGGTGCCTTCTTCATGGATCTGGGACGCTCGCTCCGGCTCTTCCAGAACGGCTGGGTGCAGCGTTACGCGCTGATTTTCTTCTTAGGCGTGCTGGTGATTGTGGCCGTCCTGGTTCTGGGTGAACCTGGTGTGAGTGCGGCGATTGGAGGGGGGATACGATGA
- a CDS encoding complex I subunit 4 family protein has translation MSFPVVSATVFAPLVGAALIFCLSPARKELIRWIAAVTTGISLVLAAYLVLAYDLSAGGVQFAEKINWLPSFGIKYFVGVDGISAVMLLLTAIVGFTGVFASWGIQDRVKEYYITFLALTFACAGVFASFDIFLLFVFFELAVLPKYILISVWGSTKKEYAAMKLALYLTLGGAITLLGILCLYFVAGINSLDLLELARHEFTRNQQLLLFAIFALGFSVQVPIVPLHSWLPDAHTGAPTAGSMILAGVVMKLGAYGIIRIACWLFPQGALFWAPVIAVLAIVCVVYAAFVAMGQKDLKYMIANSSISHMGYSVLGIAALTVASLAGALFQFFAHGIMAALNFAIAGMTYDRTHTRVIAAMGGLAKVMPVLGIAFAIGCLASVGLPGTASFWAEFSVFVGSFPIFPTLSILAISGIVFTAYYMLRALQRVYFEPLRHKEFAKLKDAVWHDWVVITVIVFFIVAMGVYPSLLMNLITSGLDPIMAGFKGATPVAGLTTWLAALGGVR, from the coding sequence ATGAGCTTTCCGGTTGTAAGCGCTACCGTTTTTGCACCCCTGGTCGGGGCAGCGCTCATCTTCTGCTTGTCTCCAGCGCGGAAAGAGCTGATTCGCTGGATTGCGGCCGTCACGACGGGGATTTCCCTGGTCCTTGCGGCTTATCTGGTTCTCGCCTACGACCTTAGCGCGGGCGGTGTTCAATTCGCGGAAAAGATCAACTGGCTGCCGAGCTTCGGTATCAAGTACTTTGTAGGGGTTGACGGAATCAGCGCCGTGATGTTGCTCCTCACGGCAATCGTCGGCTTTACGGGCGTCTTTGCCTCCTGGGGCATCCAAGACCGGGTGAAGGAGTATTACATCACCTTCTTGGCGCTTACCTTCGCCTGTGCCGGTGTCTTCGCTTCCTTTGATATCTTTCTCCTCTTCGTTTTCTTCGAGTTGGCGGTGCTGCCGAAATACATCCTGATTTCCGTCTGGGGAAGTACGAAGAAGGAATACGCAGCCATGAAGCTCGCCCTTTACCTCACGCTGGGCGGCGCCATCACCCTCCTCGGTATTCTCTGCCTTTACTTCGTAGCGGGGATTAACTCGCTTGACCTTCTGGAACTCGCCAGGCATGAGTTTACCCGCAACCAGCAGTTGTTGCTTTTCGCAATCTTTGCCCTCGGGTTTTCAGTTCAGGTACCGATTGTGCCGCTCCACTCCTGGTTACCCGACGCCCATACGGGAGCGCCTACGGCCGGTAGTATGATCCTGGCCGGCGTCGTGATGAAGTTGGGGGCTTACGGTATCATTCGGATCGCCTGCTGGCTCTTCCCGCAGGGGGCGCTCTTCTGGGCGCCGGTGATCGCGGTGCTGGCGATCGTCTGCGTGGTCTACGCTGCTTTCGTTGCCATGGGCCAGAAGGACCTCAAATACATGATCGCCAACTCGAGTATCAGCCATATGGGGTACTCGGTGCTCGGTATTGCTGCTCTCACGGTCGCGAGTCTGGCGGGAGCGCTTTTCCAGTTTTTCGCCCACGGGATCATGGCGGCCCTGAACTTTGCCATTGCGGGAATGACGTACGACCGGACGCATACCCGGGTAATCGCGGCGATGGGCGGTCTGGCCAAGGTGATGCCGGTGTTAGGAATCGCCTTCGCCATCGGTTGTTTGGCTTCCGTGGGCCTGCCGGGAACGGCAAGTTTCTGGGCGGAGTTCTCCGTCTTCGTCGGCTCTTTCCCTATTTTCCCGACGCTCTCCATCCTTGCGATTTCGGGTATCGTTTTCACGGCTTACTACATGCTGCGGGCCCTGCAGCGCGTTTACTTTGAGCCTTTGCGGCATAAGGAATTCGCCAAGCTCAAAGACGCGGTGTGGCACGACTGGGTTGTGATCACGGTCATCGTTTTCTTCATTGTCGCCATGGGTGTCTATCCGTCGTTGCTTATGAATTTGATCACCAGCGGGTTAGATCCGATCATGGCTGGTTTTAAAGGGGCCACGCCGGTAGCGGGTCTTACTACTTGGCTCGCGGCGTTAGGGGGTGTGCGGTAA
- a CDS encoding NADH-quinone oxidoreductase subunit N gives MDAVKLLLPEIIVSLCGLIILTERIFTKADLQRKDAAWFGVGGLLLAGIFAAKLFGVNQTAFYGSYRVDDLAVFFKLVAIVAAGMTLLFAPDFLVRKGVKSGDFASVVLFAAAGMMLLPSALDFITLYIALELISVSFYVLLALQRGEVRPAEAGLKYLLLSGLASAVLLYGMSLIYGLTGSTYLTAIRQAFSAGEWPVLSGVGCLLILAGLGFKIYVVPFHMWAPDVYEGGPSPAVAFLATGSSAASLAAVLRLFGETFAGLSGVWLPLLVILALITVAIGNILALPQTNIKRLLAYSSIAHAGYILLAVVARSGLGTAAVMYYSLLYAVSTVTAFAVISAFADFTAGGETSAFAGLNRRAPFLTFVMVIALASLAGVPPLAGFMAKFAVFAAAVQAGYVVIAAVALLLSVISIYYYFQVIKVMYVDEPAETTPITYGWGTQAALILGLAGVILLGLFPGPLLRLAQVAAGFTRF, from the coding sequence ATGGATGCGGTCAAGTTGTTACTGCCGGAAATCATCGTGTCCTTGTGCGGGCTCATCATCCTGACGGAGCGCATCTTTACAAAGGCCGACCTGCAAAGGAAGGATGCGGCCTGGTTTGGCGTCGGCGGGCTTCTCTTAGCGGGCATTTTCGCCGCGAAGCTTTTTGGGGTGAATCAGACTGCTTTCTACGGCAGCTACCGGGTTGACGACCTGGCCGTTTTCTTCAAGCTGGTTGCCATTGTGGCCGCCGGCATGACCCTGCTCTTCGCGCCGGATTTTTTGGTCCGGAAGGGAGTGAAGAGCGGGGACTTCGCCTCTGTAGTTCTTTTTGCGGCCGCAGGGATGATGCTTCTGCCTTCGGCGCTTGACTTCATCACGCTCTACATCGCCCTCGAGCTCATCAGCGTCAGCTTCTACGTGCTACTCGCGCTGCAACGTGGTGAGGTGCGGCCGGCAGAGGCAGGTCTGAAGTACCTGCTTTTAAGCGGTCTTGCGTCGGCGGTGCTTCTCTACGGGATGAGTCTCATTTACGGACTTACCGGGAGCACCTACCTAACGGCTATCAGGCAGGCCTTCAGTGCAGGGGAATGGCCGGTACTATCCGGTGTGGGCTGCCTGCTGATCCTGGCCGGTCTGGGGTTCAAAATCTATGTTGTACCCTTCCACATGTGGGCGCCCGACGTTTATGAAGGCGGGCCGAGTCCAGCGGTGGCCTTCCTGGCAACCGGTTCGAGTGCGGCGTCGCTGGCGGCGGTGCTGCGCCTCTTTGGCGAAACCTTTGCCGGGTTAAGCGGTGTCTGGCTGCCGCTCCTGGTGATCTTGGCGCTCATCACCGTAGCTATCGGTAACATTCTGGCGCTACCGCAAACCAACATCAAACGGCTGCTCGCCTACTCGAGTATCGCGCATGCCGGCTACATCCTGCTTGCGGTTGTTGCGCGCAGCGGCCTGGGTACTGCGGCGGTGATGTACTATTCCCTACTCTACGCGGTATCAACGGTTACGGCTTTCGCGGTGATCAGTGCTTTCGCCGACTTTACGGCAGGCGGCGAAACGAGTGCCTTTGCCGGGCTCAACCGGCGGGCACCCTTCCTAACTTTCGTCATGGTGATCGCCTTAGCTTCACTGGCGGGGGTACCGCCCCTGGCCGGTTTTATGGCGAAATTTGCAGTCTTTGCGGCAGCGGTTCAGGCGGGGTACGTGGTTATAGCGGCCGTTGCGCTGCTGTTAAGCGTGATCTCGATCTATTACTACTTCCAGGTTATCAAGGTTATGTACGTCGATGAGCCGGCGGAGACAACACCGATAACCTATGGCTGGGGAACCCAGGCGGCGCTGATCCTCGGCCTGGCCGGCGTGATCCTGCTCGGCCTCTTCCCGGGTCCGCTGCTCCGTTTGGCCCAGGTGGCGGCCGGTTTTACCCGGTTTTAA
- a CDS encoding respiratory nitrate reductase subunit gamma has product MEVVVSYLAWVAVAVFVLVGLYRMLRYASLPVFLRWELYPVPTEPRHHYGGSYMEEVDFVKKARHHTRIGGLIDMASEVFLLKKLKDYNQFGLWPFSFLMHWGIYLLFLWFLLLAVEARLKLGVFTGLVNFLGPVAFISGAFGSLGLILKRVGNDKLGSYTTPEDYFNLIFLGAVFGSGLIAWSYADLTFDCTRALIKQALFFEASPLPVPFWVWLHLLLFELFLIYLPFSKLFHYAIKYLTFDKILWDDAFKVKDSPLDRKIAKQLSYIVSWAGPHIVPGKTWLEEAQLTDGGGEK; this is encoded by the coding sequence ATGGAGGTAGTCGTTAGTTATCTAGCGTGGGTTGCGGTGGCGGTATTTGTTTTGGTTGGGCTTTACCGGATGCTGCGGTATGCGTCACTACCGGTTTTTCTGCGTTGGGAGCTTTATCCTGTACCTACGGAACCCCGACACCATTACGGCGGCTCTTACATGGAGGAGGTTGATTTCGTAAAAAAGGCGCGGCATCATACCCGGATCGGCGGCTTGATAGATATGGCTTCGGAAGTTTTTCTCCTAAAAAAGCTCAAGGATTATAACCAGTTCGGTCTATGGCCCTTTTCCTTTCTGATGCACTGGGGCATCTACCTTCTCTTTCTCTGGTTTTTGCTCCTGGCGGTTGAGGCGCGCCTTAAATTAGGAGTGTTTACTGGCCTGGTGAACTTTCTCGGCCCCGTGGCCTTCATCAGCGGCGCTTTTGGCTCCCTCGGCCTTATTCTCAAGCGGGTGGGCAATGATAAACTCGGTTCCTACACTACGCCGGAGGACTATTTCAACCTGATTTTCCTCGGTGCGGTTTTTGGGAGCGGGCTTATCGCGTGGTCCTACGCCGACCTTACGTTCGACTGCACCCGTGCCTTGATTAAACAGGCGCTCTTTTTTGAGGCTTCGCCGCTCCCAGTTCCCTTCTGGGTTTGGTTGCACCTCCTTCTTTTTGAGCTTTTCCTGATTTACCTGCCCTTTTCAAAACTCTTCCACTACGCCATCAAGTACCTGACCTTCGATAAGATTCTTTGGGACGACGCTTTTAAGGTAAAGGATAGTCCCCTTGACCGAAAGATTGCCAAGCAACTCTCGTATATCGTTTCCTGGGCGGGTCCCCATATTGTTCCTGGTAAAACCTGGCTTGAGGAAGCCCAGCTTACCGACGGGGGTGGAGAAAAATGA
- a CDS encoding (Fe-S)-binding protein, whose product MKEQKGLAFNRLAALTDEPLLKLDTKKLMPLPYLDAEPPVKPPPESWLEKYDLSLDWHSPVGVPKPKTEQEKAELVRRFLSGLGKLFDPQNNWTFLKILRLTTDYCMRCQTCSEACHVFVASGHQEIYRPTYRSEILRRLYRQYFTPSGKLLKSLVGADIELNYKLVIRLMEVSYRCNVCRRCAQVCPVGIDNGLIAREIRKLFSQEMGIAPKELYAKGTRQHLKVGSSTGMSVGGFKEAIEFIEEDIGDRTGRKIKIPVDKKGADILLIHNAGEYLSWPENPGAFAVLFDAAGIDYTLSSEPVGYDGVNYGLFCDDVELARIGLRHVQIAKKLGVRKIVVGECGHATKTLCVITDRVFPGDLSISEIPRESCLPLFWEIVKSGVIKLDPSRNNFPTTLHDSCNIARLMGIVMPQRNVVKAICPQFREMTPNGARNYCCGGGSGFAIMNELNFPQWRKKVSERMKTKQILEAFRDCLDPSQPKYVIAACSNCKGAMRDLIGHYGLWDKYRITYGGLVELIVNAMADLPKPFIELEFISNE is encoded by the coding sequence ATGAAGGAGCAAAAAGGGCTGGCTTTTAATCGCCTGGCTGCCTTAACCGATGAGCCGTTGCTCAAGCTCGACACTAAAAAGTTGATGCCCCTACCTTACCTTGATGCAGAACCGCCGGTTAAACCGCCACCAGAGTCGTGGTTAGAAAAGTACGATCTTTCGCTCGATTGGCATTCTCCAGTCGGTGTTCCTAAGCCGAAGACGGAGCAGGAGAAGGCCGAGCTGGTAAGGCGATTTTTAAGTGGTTTAGGAAAACTTTTTGACCCGCAAAACAACTGGACCTTTTTAAAGATTCTCCGCCTTACAACCGACTATTGTATGCGGTGTCAGACCTGTTCCGAGGCGTGCCATGTTTTCGTGGCGAGCGGGCACCAGGAAATCTACCGGCCGACCTACCGTTCCGAGATCCTGCGGCGTCTGTACCGGCAGTATTTCACGCCGAGCGGGAAACTCCTGAAATCCCTCGTTGGTGCTGACATCGAGCTTAACTACAAGTTAGTTATCCGGCTAATGGAGGTATCTTACCGTTGTAACGTCTGCCGTAGGTGTGCGCAGGTTTGCCCGGTAGGCATCGATAACGGCCTCATTGCGCGGGAGATAAGGAAACTTTTCAGCCAGGAGATGGGCATAGCCCCGAAGGAGCTGTACGCCAAGGGCACCCGGCAACACCTGAAAGTGGGTTCCTCTACCGGTATGAGTGTCGGGGGGTTCAAAGAGGCGATCGAGTTTATCGAAGAAGATATCGGTGACCGGACGGGCAGGAAGATTAAAATCCCGGTAGACAAAAAAGGTGCCGATATCCTGCTCATCCATAACGCCGGGGAGTACCTCTCCTGGCCCGAAAACCCGGGGGCTTTTGCGGTTCTTTTCGACGCCGCAGGCATCGATTATACGTTGAGCAGCGAGCCTGTAGGATACGACGGTGTGAATTACGGCCTCTTCTGCGACGACGTGGAGCTGGCGCGAATAGGTTTGCGGCACGTGCAAATTGCTAAAAAACTCGGCGTAAGGAAGATTGTAGTTGGTGAGTGCGGTCACGCGACCAAAACTCTCTGCGTGATTACCGACCGGGTCTTCCCCGGCGACCTCAGTATATCGGAGATACCGCGGGAGAGCTGCCTGCCGCTTTTTTGGGAGATCGTAAAGAGTGGGGTTATTAAACTCGACCCCTCCCGGAATAACTTTCCGACAACGCTTCACGACTCGTGTAACATAGCTAGGTTGATGGGTATCGTTATGCCGCAACGTAACGTAGTAAAGGCGATCTGCCCTCAGTTCCGGGAAATGACGCCTAATGGCGCGCGGAATTACTGTTGTGGCGGCGGTAGCGGGTTTGCTATTATGAACGAGCTTAACTTCCCCCAGTGGCGCAAAAAAGTAAGTGAGCGCATGAAGACGAAGCAGATCCTCGAAGCTTTTAGGGATTGTCTTGACCCTAGCCAGCCGAAATACGTTATCGCGGCGTGTTCCAACTGCAAGGGGGCGATGCGGGACCTAATCGGCCACTACGGTCTCTGGGACAAATACAGGATCACTTATGGCGGCCTGGTGGAGCTGATCGTTAACGCGATGGCGGATCTTCCGAAGCCTTTTATAGAACTTGAATTCATAAGCAACGAGTAG
- a CDS encoding respiratory nitrate reductase subunit gamma, with amino-acid sequence MGSFAAYLAWLAVAVFVFMVIYRFIKFNSMPLHLRWELYPLPLEPKHHHGGSYMEEVDYVRKPRHHIRINGILDMASEVFLLKKVKEYNKYGMWPFSFCMHWGIYLMCFWAVLLVVEEVFNWGAISPLSNVVGAVAIIAGAFGSLGLILKRVGIAELAAYTAPVDYFNLFFLLAIFATGIIAWVTDPYFFDDARAYVAGAVTLQPVTVPFWVALQFLIFELFLLYMPFSKLFHYVAKYFTIDKVLWDDILNVKGSAVDKKITSQLSYKLTWAGPHIVPGKTWVEEVEIVDAREGK; translated from the coding sequence ATGGGATCTTTTGCAGCTTACCTTGCCTGGCTCGCGGTGGCGGTCTTTGTCTTTATGGTAATCTACCGCTTTATCAAGTTTAACTCTATGCCGCTCCACCTGCGGTGGGAGCTCTACCCACTGCCGCTCGAGCCCAAGCACCATCACGGCGGTTCTTACATGGAAGAGGTTGACTACGTCCGCAAGCCGCGCCACCACATTCGCATTAACGGCATCTTGGATATGGCTTCAGAGGTCTTTTTGCTGAAGAAGGTAAAAGAGTACAACAAGTACGGGATGTGGCCTTTCTCCTTCTGCATGCACTGGGGTATTTACCTGATGTGCTTCTGGGCAGTCCTGCTGGTGGTGGAAGAAGTCTTTAACTGGGGGGCTATTTCTCCCCTTAGCAACGTAGTTGGTGCTGTAGCTATTATTGCCGGTGCTTTCGGTTCGCTGGGCCTCATCCTTAAACGGGTGGGGATTGCCGAGCTTGCCGCCTATACGGCTCCCGTAGATTACTTTAACCTCTTTTTCCTGTTAGCAATCTTCGCGACAGGCATTATCGCCTGGGTAACCGATCCCTACTTCTTCGATGATGCGCGGGCTTACGTGGCGGGTGCCGTCACGCTTCAGCCGGTCACGGTTCCTTTCTGGGTGGCGCTACAATTTTTGATTTTCGAGCTTTTTCTGCTCTATATGCCCTTCTCTAAACTCTTCCATTACGTCGCGAAGTACTTCACGATTGACAAGGTTTTGTGGGATGATATTTTAAACGTTAAGGGCTCGGCGGTAGATAAAAAGATAACCTCCCAGCTATCCTATAAGCTTACTTGGGCCGGGCCACACATCGTCCCTGGGAAGACCTGGGTTGAAGAGGTTGAGATTGTTGACGCGAGGGAGGGTAAATAA
- a CDS encoding (Fe-S)-binding protein yields MALEVSIRDIARPNDDPLVSLSMRDLIDLPGLDEEPPLEPTPKKFIDKYEMSLDGHCCIGIPKPKSKEEEDFLVRRFLSGLEKLFNSEDSWTFKQALRLSFDYCVKCQTCNEACHAYLASGRKEIYRPTYRSEILRRIWKKYFTPEGKLLGKFVGADVDVNWRTVTRLAELGHRCTLCRRCAQRCPMGVDNALIARELRKLFSQELGIAPIEILEKGCVQHLRVGSSTGMSPSGFKEAVEFLEEDIGDRIGKKIKIPVDKKGAEILLIHNAGEFLSWPENPEAFAILFEAAGISWTLASEAVGYDAVNYGLWNDDVELARVAVRHVKIAKSLGCRKIVVGECGHATKALVVIADRVLAGELSSSEVERECCLPLLWEIIRSGAIKFDPSKNNFPVTLHDPCNMVRAMGVVKPQRLALKAIAPQFREMAPNGVYNYCCGGGSGYAIIQSFNFPQWRNKIGARMKMRQTLEAFKNELDPVKYPFKYLCAPCSNCKGTIRDAITHYGLWDKFRINYGGLVELMVNAMVDIDRPFIEYEDFH; encoded by the coding sequence ATGGCGCTTGAAGTTAGCATTAGAGATATTGCCCGGCCGAACGACGACCCGCTTGTTTCTTTGTCGATGCGGGATCTTATCGATCTGCCGGGGCTTGACGAGGAACCCCCGCTTGAGCCCACGCCCAAAAAGTTCATCGATAAGTACGAGATGAGCCTTGACGGCCACTGTTGCATCGGGATTCCGAAGCCCAAGTCGAAGGAAGAAGAGGATTTCCTGGTCCGGCGGTTTCTAAGCGGTCTCGAAAAACTTTTTAATTCCGAGGATAGCTGGACCTTCAAGCAGGCGCTCCGCCTCTCCTTTGACTACTGTGTTAAGTGCCAGACCTGTAACGAGGCCTGCCACGCTTACTTGGCGAGCGGCCGTAAGGAAATCTACCGGCCAACTTACCGGTCGGAGATTCTGCGGCGCATCTGGAAAAAATACTTTACGCCGGAGGGGAAGCTGCTCGGGAAGTTTGTTGGTGCGGATGTCGACGTGAACTGGCGGACGGTGACGCGGCTGGCAGAGCTTGGGCACCGTTGCACCCTTTGCCGCCGGTGCGCTCAGCGTTGCCCGATGGGCGTCGATAACGCGCTTATTGCCCGGGAGCTCAGGAAGCTTTTCAGCCAGGAGCTTGGCATTGCCCCAATTGAGATTTTAGAGAAGGGTTGCGTCCAGCACCTGCGCGTCGGCTCCTCAACAGGGATGAGCCCGTCCGGTTTCAAGGAAGCCGTGGAGTTCCTGGAAGAGGATATCGGTGACCGGATCGGCAAGAAAATTAAGATACCGGTGGACAAGAAGGGCGCAGAGATCCTGTTGATCCATAATGCGGGCGAGTTTTTATCTTGGCCGGAGAACCCGGAAGCCTTCGCCATCCTTTTCGAGGCGGCGGGGATCAGCTGGACGCTGGCCAGCGAGGCGGTGGGTTACGATGCGGTCAACTACGGGCTCTGGAACGACGACGTGGAGCTCGCGCGGGTAGCAGTCCGGCACGTGAAGATTGCTAAGTCTCTCGGCTGCAGAAAGATAGTTGTTGGGGAGTGCGGCCACGCAACTAAAGCCCTGGTGGTCATCGCCGACCGGGTGCTGGCCGGCGAGCTATCCAGCTCCGAGGTCGAGCGGGAGTGCTGCCTGCCACTTTTGTGGGAGATCATCCGGAGCGGGGCGATCAAGTTCGACCCGAGCAAGAATAACTTCCCGGTAACGCTGCACGACCCTTGCAACATGGTTCGGGCGATGGGCGTGGTGAAGCCCCAGCGTCTGGCGCTCAAAGCCATCGCGCCGCAGTTCCGGGAAATGGCACCCAACGGGGTTTATAATTACTGTTGCGGCGGCGGCTCGGGCTACGCGATTATCCAGTCCTTCAACTTCCCGCAGTGGCGGAACAAGATTGGCGCCCGGATGAAGATGCGGCAGACCCTCGAAGCCTTCAAGAACGAACTCGATCCGGTGAAGTATCCCTTTAAGTACCTGTGTGCTCCTTGCTCGAACTGCAAAGGGACCATCCGGGACGCGATTACCCATTACGGCTTGTGGGATAAGTTCCGGATCAACTACGGTGGCCTGGTGGAGCTGATGGTGAACGCGATGGTGGATATCGACCGTCCGTTCATTGAATACGAGGACTTCCATTGA